A single Clostridium sp. AN503 DNA region contains:
- a CDS encoding lysophospholipase produces MGEMISSFDGTMLYFNKEMPVQPRAVAVIVHGLCEHQGRYDYFADLFHQAGIGTYRFDHRGHGRSEGERTYFGDFNELLDDTNVIVDLAIAENPDIPVFLIGHSMGGFTVALYGAKYPDKKLRGIVSSGALTYDNGGLITGVPKGLDPHTLLPNELGAGVCSVAEVVDWYGKDPYNTKTFTTGLCYAICNGLEWFSEAVKDFRYPILMLHGEKDGLVSVKDTYDFFAAAASEDKQMKIYGGLFHEIFNEYCKDEVIGDALRWMEQRI; encoded by the coding sequence ATGGGAGAGATGATTTCATCATTTGACGGCACCATGCTCTATTTCAACAAAGAAATGCCGGTTCAGCCCAGGGCAGTTGCAGTGATCGTGCATGGGCTCTGCGAGCACCAGGGACGGTACGATTATTTCGCTGACCTGTTCCACCAGGCCGGGATCGGCACTTATCGGTTCGACCACAGAGGGCATGGCCGTTCCGAGGGGGAGCGCACGTATTTCGGGGACTTTAATGAACTTTTGGACGACACCAACGTGATCGTGGACCTGGCGATCGCAGAGAATCCGGATATCCCGGTATTCCTGATCGGCCACAGCATGGGCGGCTTCACAGTCGCACTGTACGGCGCAAAATATCCGGATAAGAAACTGCGCGGAATTGTCAGCAGCGGAGCGCTTACATACGACAACGGCGGACTGATCACTGGCGTTCCGAAGGGCTTAGACCCGCACACCCTGCTTCCCAACGAACTGGGCGCAGGCGTCTGCTCCGTGGCTGAAGTGGTTGACTGGTACGGAAAGGACCCGTACAATACCAAGACCTTTACCACCGGTCTCTGCTACGCGATCTGTAACGGCCTTGAGTGGTTTTCGGAAGCGGTTAAAGATTTCCGCTATCCAATCCTTATGCTTCACGGGGAGAAGGACGGGCTGGTAAGTGTGAAGGATACATATGATTTCTTCGCTGCCGCCGCCTCAGAAGATAAGCAGATGAAGATCTACGGTGGACTGTTCCATGAGATATTTAACGAATACTGCAAAGATGAAGTGATCGGGGATGCTCTGCGGTGGATGGAGCAGAGGATTTAG
- a CDS encoding MmgE/PrpD family protein → MLRLNQEKIVSALGLAGTQSFGTWAFLTDGTTNKILHPGKAALNGLDAALLSSAGMTGPPHILDSPDGALYPAMSEDYDYEAVSEKLGQVYEILNMDKKPYPCCRSTHCAIDGALFLCRENAIIAEQVERVEVRTYEIGYKQCGEREISCNPVLPSDAKFSIPYTVACAIKKHRVILDDFLPEAIACPEIRDLMKRITVFEDQIFTKRYPRHWGCTVTIFCKGNETYTVEIPDASGSVFSPLSEQQIWEKANAILCSTKERLPEAVRKELLKLESVKCLPRL, encoded by the coding sequence TTGTTGCGCTTAAACCAGGAGAAGATTGTATCTGCATTAGGGCTGGCAGGCACCCAGTCGTTTGGCACGTGGGCATTTTTAACAGATGGAACAACTAACAAAATTTTGCATCCGGGAAAAGCTGCGCTTAATGGATTGGATGCAGCGCTGCTTTCCAGCGCAGGTATGACCGGACCTCCGCATATATTGGATTCACCGGATGGTGCGCTGTATCCGGCTATGTCGGAAGATTATGATTATGAAGCAGTATCAGAAAAGCTGGGTCAGGTATATGAAATCTTAAATATGGATAAAAAGCCATATCCATGCTGCAGAAGCACTCACTGTGCTATTGACGGAGCGCTGTTTCTTTGCAGGGAAAATGCAATTATTGCAGAACAGGTGGAACGGGTAGAGGTGAGAACATATGAGATCGGATATAAGCAGTGCGGAGAAAGAGAAATCAGCTGCAATCCGGTGCTTCCATCGGATGCCAAATTTTCCATACCATATACAGTTGCCTGTGCCATAAAAAAACACCGGGTAATATTGGATGATTTTTTGCCGGAGGCGATTGCCTGTCCAGAAATACGTGATTTAATGAAAAGGATAACAGTTTTTGAGGACCAGATTTTTACAAAAAGATATCCCCGTCATTGGGGATGTACTGTAACTATATTTTGTAAGGGAAATGAAACTTATACTGTGGAGATTCCGGATGCATCCGGAAGCGTGTTTTCTCCTTTGTCAGAGCAGCAGATTTGGGAAAAAGCAAATGCTATTCTTTGTTCTACAAAAGAGCGGCTGCCGGAAGCAGTGCGGAAGGAACTTCTAAAGCTGGAATCAGTGAAATGCCTTCCGCGTCTATGA
- a CDS encoding MmgE/PrpD family protein has translation MRQIYQLAEFVYELELNSVPEMVVKGAKYCLLDNISAALGAADNSLIRSSADLFCDCDGSAKDSSLWGYKKLVPVRTAAFLNGMMGHVLELDDVHTESKAHIGTVVIPAAWALAERCGCTGKELLEAVICGYEVMARIGKGFGVVTHRKKGWHVTSTAGTFGAAADLLQVVALKPGEDCICIRAGRHPVVWHVGIFNRWNN, from the coding sequence ATGAGACAGATATATCAATTAGCGGAGTTTGTTTATGAATTAGAACTTAACAGTGTGCCCGAAATGGTAGTCAAGGGGGCGAAATATTGCCTGCTTGATAATATCAGCGCTGCATTGGGAGCGGCGGATAATTCTTTGATCCGATCATCCGCCGATTTATTCTGTGACTGTGACGGCAGTGCCAAGGATTCTTCTCTGTGGGGATATAAAAAATTAGTGCCTGTAAGAACGGCGGCATTTTTAAATGGTATGATGGGACATGTATTGGAACTGGATGATGTACATACGGAATCCAAAGCTCATATTGGCACAGTAGTAATACCGGCAGCCTGGGCCCTGGCGGAGAGATGTGGCTGCACAGGGAAAGAATTGCTGGAGGCGGTTATCTGTGGATATGAAGTTATGGCCAGGATAGGAAAAGGATTTGGGGTGGTTACGCATCGGAAAAAAGGCTGGCACGTGACCAGTACGGCGGGTACCTTTGGGGCAGCCGCAGACCTGCTCCAAGTTGTTGCGCTTAAACCAGGAGAAGATTGTATCTGCATTAGGGCTGGCAGGCACCCAGTCGTTTGGCACGTGGGCATTTTTAACAGATGGAACAACTAA